In a genomic window of Leishmania mexicana MHOM/GT/2001/U1103 complete genome, chromosome 30:
- a CDS encoding phosphatidylethanolaminen-methyltransferase-lik e protein encodes MTQLPTTPVARGMHYRSIGIAAVAISGLPTVWNIVARNEYRRHTIEKAVRGKKVGAYVLAAAIFVASGLRDYTFHNAMAQNPSSVFPILCTHAFGPENAGVVRGVMRGVGVALMATGTTLVISSFLRLGITGTYLGDYFGILMDERVTAFPFSHFDNPMYLGATLNFLAASIAQNNAVGTLLTGLVVLVYHVSTKYFENPFTAMIYRKRAEGRAAAGVSASAKKQ; translated from the coding sequence ATGACGCAGTTGCCCACGACGCCGGTAGCGAGGGGCATGCACTACCGGTCCATTGGCATAGCCGCTGTTGCCATTTCGGGGCTGCCGACAGTATGGAACATTGTTGCCCGTAATGAGTACCGCCGTCACACGATCGAGAAGGCTGTGAGAGGCAAGAAGGTTGGCGCCTATGTCTTAGCGGCCGCCATCTTTGTCGCCAGCGGTCTGCGCGACTACACGTTTCACAACGCTATGGCCCAGAACCCAAGTTCGGTCTTCCCTATCctctgcacgcacgcctttGGCCCTGAAAACGCAGGTGTCGTGCGCGGCGTCATGAGGGGTGTCGGCGTTGCACTGATGGCGACAGGCACGACACTTGTCATATCGTCTTTCCTCCGACTCGGCATCACGGGTACGTATCTCGGCGACTACTTTGGCATCTTGATGGACGAGCGCGTAACGGCCTTTCCCTTTAGCCACTTCGACAACCCCATGTACCTCGGCGCGACGCTGAACTTCCTGGCCGCCTCCATTGCCCAAAACAACGCCGTTGGGACACTGCTGACAGggttggtggtgctggtgtaTCATGTATCGACCAAATACTTTGAGAACCCCTTTACTGCAATGATCTACCGCAAGCGCGCGGAGGGCCGGGCAGCCGCTGGCGTCTCTGCCTCGGCGAAGAAGCAGTAA
- a CDS encoding putative 3'-nucleotidase/nuclease precursor, protein MARARFLQLLLVALTLLSIAALPVSAWWSKGHMSVALIAKRHMGASLVEKAELAAKVLSLSGPYPKSPDMVQTASWADDIKAIGLTTLSTWHYITTPYYPDENFTLEISPVQTVNVASVIPMLQTAIEKPTANSEVIVESLALLLHFVGDIHQPLHNVNLFSNQYPESDLGGNKQRVVIDSKGTKMLLHAYWDSMAEGKAGEDVPRPLSKADYDDLNKFVDYLEATYAGTLTDKEKNLVDPMKISEETFDLALKHAYPGAKNGATLSDEYKKNAKKISERQVLLAGYRLAKMLNATLKPISTAAILQGLKNIQSEVDTENKAEVYNHYDQKGLSTAVTAIVAVAVFIVGIIIATLVVLVLKCYLQKRDRFVYYEPVSL, encoded by the coding sequence ATGGCTCGAGCTCGTTTCCTTCAGCTtctgctggtggcgctgacgCTCCTCAGTATCGCTGCACTCCCTGTCAGCGCGTGGTGGAGCAAGGGCCACATGTCCGTGGCGCTCATTGCAAAGCGGCATATGGGCGCGTCTCTCGTTGAAAAGGCCGAACTGGCTGCTAAGGTGCTGTCCTTGTCTGGACCCTATCCGAAAAGCCCAGACATGGTGCAGACCGCATCATGGGCGGATGACATCAAGGCGATCGGCCTCACAACATTGTCGACGTGGCACTACATCACGACGCCGTACTACCCAGACGAAAACTTCACCTTGGAGATCAGCCCGGTACAGACGGTGAACGTTGCCTCTGTCATTCCGATGCTGCAGACGGCGATAGAAAAGCCAACGGCTAACTCGGAAGTTATCGTCGAGTCGCTGGCCCTCTTGCTACACTTTGTGGGCGACATCCACCAGCCACTGCACAACGTCAACCTCTTCTCTAACCAGTACCCGGAAAGTGACCTCGGTGGCAACAAGCAGCGCGTCGTTATCGACTCCAAGGGAACCAAGATGCTACTGCACGCGTACTGGGACTCGATGGCGGAGGGCAAAGCTGGGGAGGATGTGCCGCGTCCGTTGAGCAAGGCCGACTACGACGATCTGAACAAATTTGTCGACTACCTGGAGGCAACGTACGCAGGCACGCTGACGGATAAAGAAAAGAATCTCGTGGACCCTATGAAGATCTCGGAGGAGACCTTCGACCTGGCGCTGAAGCACGCCTACCCCGGCGCCAAGAATGGCGCCACGCTCTCGGACGAATACAAGAAGAACGCGAAGAAGATCTCGGAGCGTCAGGTGCTGCTTGCCGGCTACCGCCTGGCCAAGATGCTGAATGCGACGCTGAAGCCGATCAGCACGGCAGCGATTCTGCAGGGTCTCAAGAACATCCAAAGCGAAGTGGACACGGAAAACAAGGCTGAGGTGTACAACCACTACGATCAGAAAGGTCTCAGTACTGCTGTGACGGCGATTGTCGCCGTGGCAGTCTTCATCGTCGGCATTATCATCGCCACCCTGGTGGTTCTGGTCCTCAAGTGTTACCTGCAGAAGCGCGACCGCTTTGTTTACTACGAGCCGGTATCCCTGTAA
- a CDS encoding helicase-like protein, translating to MGGTEVPTVLTEQLAMRLVCHVPVDSFPLPPPPSVCVPSDGDSRNRYSEHPIRLPCCPTLSSGASLKPKACRITSPSHACCIEMTAHCDEVYRAAAKMAKASQHTQSRISAAVEAQRQSTALHQLDSRAEFFPSDEACLADSLRNAFRRRVCRPSTAASPPLQLLEHQREGVRWLLALHELGLHGILADEMGLGKTVQVAAFLAALAKVGVLGTFLIVAPLSTMENWKKELLRWVPWMHVTEFRGTHKVRATLRSRLRNRHRRAFERQETLRAQWAQGVPVNVLAKTVGGVVLASYESVMMDRGALARLLHWDITIVDEAHRLKKLHCKLLQTLQKAACPMRLILTGTPLQNDLTELWTLLEYVGPQMFSHDDADQRCLREAVAALSRGCGWRVDAKKEEQRGDGLGGNKPTKRPTAAATRSPHAPQANTDANAGEEQGLLLACLKTALQPFVLRRIKATVGIKLPPKYDLVLPTPLTPKQQVYYARVQSEERYSNSHLTHLRKCCIHPFLIRDFYADSCERWRTPHPPSSARERLECMVKASGKLKLLDAMLPELRRHGHRVLLFSQMTRALDLVEEYLSLKNAVLEEALLGDDETETVMKGDRCCESGSFKDGTSRKRLETMLSQMLVYTRLDGSSSAEARSEAIRHFQGPPSSSHKPDTGEENGSAPFSRNAAAGGDSVEVFLEHGRQAEKPPAPADRALPLEKCSRRRPRRELRSRGIEEDDEVFEEPLLSARASTPAGALAEISVKETRPLAFKATGRVKACYAHLVTRKRLASAGRDSLPTHNSSIAASKCQADAVSSPSDLSFTSAATNAPHAAQSGVFLFLISTRAGGTGLNLTGADTVILLDGDFNPHNDLQAVDRCHRIGQQNPVAVYRLVSPHTVEDERHSRIVDGKLKLEHLVLGGDAAGCISPRCCTTSGDVDARPPPTPAADVLRCAAAAVCAEPPKKRARADSAVSSSKSQALTTDELRLLLDRAWLQHVMPHRSV from the coding sequence ATGGGGGGCACGGAAGTTCCGACGGTCTTAACCGAACAGCTTGCAATGCGACTTGTGTGTCACGTTCCAGTGGATtcttttcctctccctcctcccccctctgtgtgtgtgccctctGATGGTGATTCACGTAATCGGTATTCCGAGCACCCCATCAGGCTACCCTGTTGCCCGACACTCAGCAGCGGAGCCAGTCTCAAGCCCAAGGCATGTCGAATCACCAGCCCTTCCCACGCATGCTGCATAGAAATGACCGCGCACTGCGATGAGGTCTACCGCGCGGCTGCCAAGATGGCAAAAGCgtcgcagcacacacagTCGCGGATCAGCGCAGCCGTGGAGGCGCAACGGCAAAGCACAGCTCTTCACCAACTGGACAGCCGTGCAGAGTTTTTTCCCAGCGATGAAGCATGCCTGGCCGACTCTCTCAGGAACGCATTCCGACGGCGTGTTTGCCGACCTTCTACAGCTGCCTCACCTCCGCTACAACTTCTCGAGCACCAGCGGGAGGGCGTGCGCTGGCTACTGGCCCTCCACGAGCTCGGCCTGCACGGCATCCTGGCCGATGAAATGGGCCTCGGCAAGACAGTTCAAGTGGCCGCCTTCCTTGCCGCCCTCGCGAAGGTTGGGGTGCTTGGCACATTCCTCATTgttgcccctctctccacaaTGGAGAACTGGaagaaggagctgctgcgctgggtGCCGTGGATGCACGTCACCGAGTTCcgcggcacacacaaggTGCGTGCAACGCTACGATCGCGACTGCGAAACAGACACCGCCGTGCCTTTGAGCGGCAGGAAACTCTGCGTGCACAGTGGGCACAGGGTGTGCCGGTGAACGTGCTGGCAAAGACTGTCGGTGGCGTCGTGCTCGCGAGTTACGAATCTGTCATGATGGACCGGGGCGCGCTTGCCCGCCTTCTCCACTGGGATATCACCatcgtggacgaggcgcaccgCTTGAAGAAGCTTCACTGCAAACTCCTGCAGACTCTCCAGAAAGCTGCGTGTCCTATGCGCCTGATCCTCACGGGCACCCCTTTGCAGAATGACTTGACGGAGCTGTGGACGCTACTAGAGTATGTCGGGCCACAGATGTTCAGCCACGACGATGCCGATCAGCGGTGTCTGCGCGAAGCAGTGGCGGCACTCTCGCGTGGATGTGGTTGGCGAGTCGATGCGAAgaaagaggagcagcgcggTGATGGTTTAGGTGGCAACAAGCCGACGAAAAGGCCtacggcagcggccacccGATCCCCACATGCGCCTCAAGCGAATACCGACGCCAACGCCGGCGAAGAGCAAGGTTTACTCCTCGCGTGCCTCAAAACAGCGCTGCAGCCATTTGTGCTACGCCGCATCAAGGCCACTGTCGGCATCAAGCTGCCGCCCAAGTACGACCTCGTTCTTCCCACCCCGCTCACACCGAAGCAGCAAGTGTACTACGCCCGAGTTCAGTCGGAAGAGCGCTATAGCAACAGCCATCTCACACACCTCCGCAAGTGCTGCATTCATCCGTTTCTCATCCGTGACTTCTATGCAGATAGCTGTGAACGGTGGCGCACACCACACCCACCGTCCTCAGCGCGCGAGCGACTCGAGTGCATGGTGAAGGCGTCAGGAAAGCTGAAACTGCTTGACGCCATGCTGCCGGAACTGCGCCGCCATGGCCATCGTGTCCTCCTGTTCTCTCAGATGACAAGGGCGCTAGATCTCGTCGAGGAGTACCTATCCTTGAAGAATGCAGTCCTTGAAGAGGCCCTCCTTGGAGACGATGAGACGGAAACAGTGATGAAAGGGGATAGATGCTGCGAAAGCGGTTCGTTCAAGGACGGCACGAGTCGCAAGCGGCTTGAAACGATGCTGTCTCAGATGTTGGTGTACACGCGCTTGGACGGGAGCAGCTCTGCAGAGGCCCGCAGCGAGGCTATTCGTCACTTTCAAGGGCCGCCCAGCTCTTCCCACAAACCGGACACTGGTGAGGAAAATGGGAGCGCGCCGTTTTCGCGGaatgctgcagctggcggtgATTCTGTAGAGGTGTTTCTTGAACACGGCAGGCAGGCGGAGAAGCCCCCCGCCCCTGCCGACCGTGCTCTTCCACTTGAAAAGTGCAGCCGGCGGCGTCCAAGGAGGGAGCTCCGCAGTCGAGGCATTGAAGAGGATGACGAAGTCTTCGAGGAACCGTTGTTGTCTGCCCGCGCGAGCACCCCTGCCGGGGCTCTGGCGGAGATTAGCGTGAAGGAGACACGGCCTCTCGCATTCAAGGCGACGGGTCGTGTAAAGGCATGCTATGCCCATCTGGTGACGCGGAAGAGACTGGCGAGTGCTGGAAGGGACAGCCTCCCAACCCACAACTCTTCCATCGCAGCCAGCAAGTGTCAAGCAGACGCTGTTTCATCGCCATCAGACCTCTCCTTCACCTCAGCTGCCACCAACGCTCCACACGCAGCGCAGTCTGGGGTGTTTCTGTTTCTCATCAGCACCCGCGCAGGTGGCACCGGCCTCAACCTCACCGGTGCCGACACCGTTATCCTGCTGGACGGCGATTTCAATCCCCACAACGACTTGCAGGCGGTGGATCGGTGCCACAGAATCGGCCAACAGAACCCCGTCGCCGTCTACCGATTGGTCAGCCCCCACACCGTGGAAGATGAACGGCACAGCAGGATTGTGGATGGGAAACTGAAGCTAGAGCACTTGGTGCTCGGGGGTGATGCTGCAGGGTGCATATcgccgaggtgctgcacTACGAGTGGTGACGTGGACGCTCGGCCACCACCGACCCCGGCCGCGGATGTCCTTCGatgtgcggcggcagcagtatGTGCCGAGCCTCCGAAAAAGAGGGCGAGAGCTGATTCAGCAGTGTCCTCATCCAAGAGCCAGGCACTGACCACCGACGAACTCCGCCTGCTTCTTGATCGTGCGTGGCTGCAACACGTGATGCCGCACAGGAGCGTGTAG
- a CDS encoding putative 3,2-trans-enoyl-CoA isomerase, mitochondrial precursor — translation MRRVISSSLTRGACTLGVMSGLFQLTQYRFQWPPLPGVPPQLRAVPQGRQQNLNVAQPEFEPPKKPTEVPKFVKINTNEKGITNVQLARAPVNSLSLELLQELNQWMLWLGSNEETKAVIISSAIPTVFSAGLEFSEVHNPKPDRIGVFWQGFQEMWRILNTFPKPIIAAITGNSPAAGCIIAMGCDYRVMARGPKDNTNNRRLYHIGLNEAKLGLVAPPWTVSSYAYLMGPRQAEQMLQLGDTPVADDAQKLGLIDEVAADEESTMKMAYQQAERFLSVPPEARRVARDMVRCEHLRLLATEDDRNYDTEFFTQYMQRPDVQKNLENYLERLKSRSRK, via the coding sequence ATGCGCCGCGTCATCTCGTCCTCTCTCACTCGTGGCGCCTGCACTCTTGGCGTCATGTCGGGGCTGTTTCAGCTCACGCAGTACCGCTTCCAGTGGCCTCCACTCCCTggtgtgccgccgcagctAAGGGCGGTGCCGCAGGGCCGGCAGCAAAACCTGAACGTCGCGCAGCCAGAGTTTGAGCCCCCGAAGAAGCCGACAGAGGTGCCCAAGTTTGTGAAGATCAACACGAATGAGAAGGGCATCACGAACGTTCAGCTGGCCCGTGCCCCAGTGAACTCGCTGAGCCTGGAGCTCTTGCAGGAGCTGAACCAGTGGATGCTGTGGCTTGGGAGCAACGAGGAGACGAAGGCTGTGATCATCTCCTCTGCTATTCCAACAGTCTTCTCGGCTGGATTGGAGTTTTCCGAGGTGCATAACCCGAAGCCGGACCGCATCGGGGTCTTCTGGCAAGGGTTCCAGGAGATGTGGCGCATCCTCAACACCTTCCCCAAGCCAATCATCGCGGCCATTACCGGCAACTCTCCAGCAGCCGGCTGTATCATCGCGATGGGCTGTGACTACCGTGTGATGGCTCGCGGACCGAAGGACAACACGAACAACAGGCGGCTGTACCACATCGGTCTTAACGAGGCCAAGTTGGGACTCGTCGCCCCGCCTTGGACTGTATCAAGCTACGCCTACCTGATGGGCCCGCGTCAGGCGGAGCAGATGCTGCAGCTGGGCGACACACCCGTGGCCGATGATGCGCAAAAGCTTGGGCTCATTGACGAGGTGGCCGCTGATGAAGAAAGCACAATGAAAATGGCCTACCAGCAGGCGGAACGCTTTCTCAGCGTGCCTCCGGAGGCTCGTCGGGTGGCCCGTGATATGGTACGCTGCGAGCACCTGCGACTGCTTGCCACTGAGGACGACCGCAACTACGATACAGAGTTTTTCACGCAATATATGCAGAGACCTGATGTGCAGAAGAACCTCGAAAACTACCTGGAACGCCTCAAGAGCCGCTCCCGTAAGTAA
- a CDS encoding putative p-nitrophenylphosphatase: protein MPERMTAALAAQLVSSPLKYVLLDIDGVIWCGGHVIDRVPETLQYLRGQGKRIRFLSNNASLSREQLMQSLKAKGIEGVTVKECYNSAYTAALRLKQLLGKPDVPGEEPLVHGNVFVIGEQGLHDELQQVLAPGFITYGVELHDAERAGGYDTDALGSAWRVPSLPPPRKRLVVCNGKACRMVQADANNTEKISLSDLNAAAVVVGLDKHFNMLKLAYGSLVLQGPPQDLREESYTPPLFLATNEDPQLPVGRDAAMIPGAGSMVNALCTAVGKRPDAVCGKPHKDMADILFEAEGITNPREECIMIGDRLTTDVVFGNAAGCQSMLVLSGVEGLTDVEEAEKQGKTTLVPKYVAESLACFLPS, encoded by the coding sequence ATGCCAGAGCGAATGACAGCAGCGCTAGCTGCGCAACTGGTATCCTCGCCTCTGAAGTACGTGCTGCTCGATATTGACGGCGTCATCTGGTGCGGCGGGCACGTGATCGACCGTGTACCAGAGACGCTGCAGTACCTGCGCGGCCAAGGCAAGCGAATCCGCTTTCTCTCGAACAACGCGTCGCTATCTCGCGAGCAGCTGATGCAGAGCCTCAAGGCTAAGGGAATCGAGGGCGTGACAGTGAAAGAGTGCTACAACAGCGCGTAcactgcggcgctgcggctgaagcagctgctgggTAAGCCAGACGTGCCTGGCGAGGAGCCTCTAGTGCACGGGAATGTGTTCGTGATTGGTGAGCAGGGGCTGCATgacgagctgcagcaggtaCTTGCCCCGGGGTTCATCACTTACGGCGTGGAGCTGCACGATGCAGAGCGTGCTGGAGGATACGACACGGATGCGCTTGGCAGCGCGTGGCGCGTTCCgtccctgccgccgccgcggaagcGCCTGGTGGTGTGCAATGGCAAAGCATGCCGCATGGTGCAGGCCGACGCGAACAACACGGAGAAGATTTCGCTCTCCGACCTgaacgccgctgctgtcgtcgttGGGCTCGACAAGCATTTCAATATGCTCAAGCTGGCGTACGGGTCACTTGTTCTGCAAGGTCCACCTCAGGACCTGCGCGAAGAGTCGTACACGCCGCCATTGTTCCTAGCCACGAACGAGGACCCTCAGCTGCCGGTCGGTCGCGATGCCGCCATGATCCCAGGCGCTGGGTCCATGGTGAACGCTCTGTGCACCGCTGTCGGAAAGCGGCCGGACGCCGTGTGTGGGAAGCCTCACAAGGACATGGCGGATATATTGTTCGAGGCCGAGGGTATCACGAATCCGCGAGAGGAGTGCATCATGATCGGTGACCGGCTAACCACGGACGTGGTGTTTGGCAATGCGGCCGGATGCCAGAGCATGCTCGTGCTGAGCGGCGTCGAAGGGTTGACggatgtggaggaggcagagaagcaAGGCAAGACAACTCTGGTGCCAAAATACGTTGCCGAGTCTCTCGCCTGCTTCTTGCCATCATGA